A genomic region of Fusarium falciforme chromosome 4, complete sequence contains the following coding sequences:
- a CDS encoding C3H1-type domain-containing protein, translated as MAAASALTDFVQRYQAVQAYENTRDKLLQDLLLYCQGVEESLHQENQQLKIRLHEAELDLHAATKSRRDLQHNLSQAESRIKWVTDENEELKNDAPYLLLLIDGDGLIFQEEYVRQGLEGGKKAAYAIRSAVADLCNQSQERFNGIEIVCRVVANVAGLSKALCRDGSIDDPSIFKEFTLGFTQAKATFDFIDVGYGKERADSKIRETARWHLRSHNCKHVLLGIGHDAGYAPFLDEVLQDDTARNLVSLLKSTPLVRELESLKMNVISFDQIFRTTKLTDKTPIEKPVPSQPNGTAHQVSPTVVLPTQAVLTPATSTASMSPPAASYAKITKCASPPPQLTMPLPPKHNANSNRNKSPPQPAWNPGPRGLDQPITVGQQAMESIKRRAGNDKLCNNHFLRGPCTRIDICPFVHTYKPTQEELRALAMLSRQNPCTRGQDCDVDDCIYGHHCPNVSNGVCTRQYCRFKMESHPPGTKFTNKNIHDN; from the exons ATGGCCGCTGCCAGCGCTTTAACAGACTTTGTTCAGCGGTATCAGGCCGTTCAAGCGTATGAAAACACAAGAGACAAATTGCTCCAG GACCTACTACTTTACTGCCAAGGCGTCGAAGAGAGCCTACACCAAGAGAACCAACAACTCAAGATCCGATTGCACGAAGCCGAGCTCGACCTACACGCTGCGACAAAGTCCCGACGAGATCTACAGCACAACCTATCACAAGCCGAGTCCCGAATAAAATGGGTGACAGATGAGAACGAAGAGCTCAAG AATGATGCTCCTTACCTTTTGCTGTTGATCGACGGAGATGGTCTTATT TTCCAAGAAGAATACGTCCGACAAGGCCTCGAGGGCGGAAAGAAGGCAGCATACGCTATACGCTCTGCTGTGGCAGACCTGTGCAACCAGAGCCAGGAACGATTCAATGGGATAGAGATTGTTTGCCGCGTCGTAGCCAATGTCGCCGGCCTGAGCAAGGCCCTTTGTCGCGATGGCAGCATTGACGACCCCAGCATATTTAAGGAGTTCACACTGGGCTTTACCCAGGCCAAAGCGACCTTTGATTTTATCGATGTTGGTTATGGCAAGGAGAGAGCCGACTCCAAGATTCGAG AAACTGCTCGCTGGCATTTACGAAGCCATAATTGCAAACATGTTCTCTTAGGAATTGGACATGATGCTGGATATGCGCCTTTCCTTGATGAAGTACTCCAGGACGACACAGCACGAAACCTCGTTTCTCTGCTCAAATCGACACCCTTGGTCCGCGAACTAGAATCTCTTAAGATGAACGTGATTTCGTTCGACCAAATTTTCCGCACAACGAAGCTTACCGACAAGACCCCTATTGAGAAGCCTGTCCCGTCTCAGCCCAATGGAACCGCACACCAAGTCTCGCCAACAGTCGTTCTTCCTACTCAAGCGGTGTTGACGCCCGCAACGAGCACTGCGTCCATGTCGCCTCCGGCTGCTAGCTAtgccaagatcaccaagtGTGCTAGTCCACCTCCACAGCTCACAATGCCCCTGCCGCCCAAGCATAACGCCAACAGCAATCGAAATAAGTCCCCGCCTCAGCCCGCTTGGAATCCTGGTCCTCGAGGACTTGATCAACCCATCACAGTGGGTCAACAGGCTATGGAGAGTATCAAGCGACGGGCGGGCAATGACAAACTGTGCAACAACCACTTCCTCCGCGGACCATGCACCAGGATTGACATTTGTCCCTTTGTCCATACCTACAAGCCCACTCAAGAGGAGCTCCGCGCTCTTGCAATGTTGTCACGACAGAATCCCTGCACGCGCGGCCAAGATTGCGATGTCGATGATTGCATTTATGGCCATCAT TGTCCCAATGTCAGCAATGGGGTGTGCACGCGACAATATTGCAGGTTCAAAATGGAGAGCCATCCGCCTGGCACCAAGTTTACCAACAAGAACATCCATGATAACTAA
- a CDS encoding Zn(2)-C6 fungal-type domain-containing protein, whose translation MTPPHREGDGPRVRKRRRIVISCTECHRRKQRCDRELPCGNCRSRNKESACIYETGAPTAKESRQKRQHQQTEKALEPSPAQSSDSTEDGFDELLSSKAADWGYAQNGASTMGLLKQIETATDGEHGSPSSAGRSNEFSAGSPEEDLALREKYKGIIRQLPARNYIDKLVEMYMRGFNWQYFAIDPVVFYAQLEAWNNLPFSILSTVGPRGLSPELRAFPALVFQVIATALLLLPERPDPVFDSLKYAGSMRFEDLAVDYSDSGQAVVDLLGKKHLSLVTVQAQFLRASFFKFTAKVTEAWHTIAMATRDAQELGIHRDSLDPKPKDSSIESILENQWVIQRRRRMYALLAVWDLNCAMVLGRPGTIDWNKLLPTPPVDAILPENGDKSPIAPRGENDPPTPITRLLWSYQLCGPLRAIMNLENEGPYPVDFNKVDQVHQSILDLDKKMPPAFRLENPDTRWDDRPETHWYLANRYYFAHLHQFSKTALHRPYVFNRKESRVEAINSSLRTLEIQKLTFEGLPPDSWRNFMLFFSSFDAIVLIASVYILFPQEHAELTGKILEHFQWTIERFSAMQERNPLAKSAQGVLRAIVLRFKRAVAKAESTSLSSTENRSTTGSSGLAPTSTPGSSSLGTGDVAGLTQSQPATETAWRIPPADSLATMAPFFPTGDLIYNDLTAGPDGMMLPLGSTEGEIGGDDLLWQFGGDWGDDTVWQMLNQFPATEDSGPAV comes from the exons ATGACACCGCCCCATAGAGAAGGCGATGGCCCACGAGTGAGAAAGCGACGTCGGATCGTCATCAGCTGCACTGAATGCCATCGCAGAAAGCAAAGG TGTGATCGAGAGCTGCCATGTGGGAACTGCAGGTCCAGGAATAAGGAGTCGGCCTGCATTTATGAGACTGGCGCGCCAACAGCCAAGGAGAGTCGCCAAAAACGCCAGCATCAACAGACTGAAAAGGCTTTAGAGCCATCTCCAGCACAATCCAGCGACTCAACCGAAGATGGCTTCGATGAGCTTCTGTCGTCAAAGGCGGCTGACTGGGGCTACGCCCAGAACGGCGCGTCAACAATGGGACTTTTGAAGCAGATTGAGACAGCAACTGACGGCGAACATGGCTCACCTTCCTCCGCAGGTAGATCTAACGAATTCTCGGCCGGCTCACCGGAAGAGGACCTTGCTCTGAGGGAAAAGTACAAGGGCATCATTCGTCAGCTGCCCGCGAGGAACTACATCGACAAGCTTGTTGAGATGTACATGCGCGGCTTCAACTGGCAGTACTTTGCCATCGACCCAGTTGTGTTTTACGCACAGCTCGAAGCATGGAACAACCTCCCCTTTTCCATATTATCGACAGTTGGCCCGCGAGGGTTGAGCCCCGAGCTGCGCGCGTTCCCGGCCCTAGTGTTCCAGGTCATCGCTACAGCGCTTCTGCTCTTGCCAGAACGGCCAGACCCGGTGTTTGACTCGCTGAAGTACGCCGGGAGCATGCGGTTTGAGGATCTGGCGGTCGATTACAGTGACTCTGGTCAGGCGGTTGTGGATCTACTAGGGAAGAAGCACCTGTCACTGGTGACGGTTCAGGCGCAATTCCTGAGGGCATCGTTTTTCAAGTTTACAGCCAAGGTCACTGAAGCG TGGCACaccatcgccatggccacCCGCGATGCACAGGAGCTAGGCATCCATCGCGATAGTTTGGACCCTAAACCCAAAGACTCGAGCATTGAAAGCATTCTCGAGAACCAATGGGTGATACAacggagaaggaggatgtATGCTCTACTCGCCGTATGGGACCTCAACTGTGCTATGGTGCTCGGACGCCCTGGGACGATAGACTGGAATAAACTCCTCCCCACGCCGCCGGTGGACGCGATCTTACCAGAGAATGGGGACAAGTCGCCGATAGCCCCTCGCGGTGAAAACGATCCTCCTACGCCGATAACTCGGCTGCTTTGGAGCTACCAGCTTTGCGGTCCACTACGAGCAATCATGAACCTTGAAAACGAAGGTCCATATCCGGTCGACTTCAACAAAGTTGATCAGGTCCACCAGAGCATTCTCGATCTCGACAAGAAGATGCCACCTGCTTTTCGACTGGAAAATCCTGACACGCGATGGGACGATCGCCCCGAGACACACTGGTATCTAGCGAATCGATACTACTTTGCTCACCTGCACCAGTTCAGCAAGACGGCGCTGCACCGGCCGTACGTCTTCAACCGCAAGGAGAGCAGggttgaggccatcaactctAGTCTCAGGACGCTCGAGATTCAAAAGTTGACGTTTGAGGGTCTGCCACCAGACTCGTGGAGGAATTTCatgctcttcttcagcagcttcGACGCCATCGTGCTCATCGCCTCTGTATACATCCTCTTCCCGCAAGAGCATGCTGAGCTCACGGGTAAGATCTTGGAACACTTTCAGTGGACTATCGAGCGGTTCTCAGCCATGCAGGAACGTAATCCACTCGCAAAATCGGCACAGGGTGTTCTTAGGGCTATCGTTCTGCGGTTCAAGAGGGCGGTCGCGAAAGCAGAGAGCACCTCACTCTCCTCGACAGAAAACAGATCGACAACCGGTTCAAGCGGCTTGGCACCAACTTCCACACCGGGAAGCTCATCTCTCGGCACGGGCGACGTTGCCGGTCTGACACAGTCTCAGCCCGCGACGGAAACGGCGTGGAGGATACCACCAGCAGACAGCCTGGCGACGATGGCACCGTTCTTCCCCACGGGGGATCTAATCTACAACGACCTCACAGCGGGTCCGGACGGCATGATGCTTCCATTGGGATCAACAGAGGGGGAGATTGGAGGGGATGATTTACTGTGGCAGTTTGGGGGCGACTGGGGTGACGACACGGTCTGGCAGATGCTGAATCAGTTTCCGGCGACGGAGGATAGTGGGCCCGCCGTTTGA
- a CDS encoding Orotidine 5'-phosphate decarboxylase codes for MSSHPSLKATFASRSETATHPLNRHLFKLMDLKASNLCLSADVATARELLYFADKIGPSIVVLKTHHDMVSGWDFDPKTGTGARLAALARKHGFLIFEDRKFGDIGNTVELQYTSGAARIIEWAHIVNVNMVPGKASVTSLSNAAARWLERYHYEVKTSISIGTPTASQLDEDSERSDAENQNDHPEPPRADNGRKGSIVSTTTVTQQYESADSPRLVKTIPEGDEAVFPGIDEAPIERGLLILAQMSSQGNFMNKEYTQACVEAAREHKSFVMGFVSQECLNSQPDDAFIHMTPGCQLPPEGEDENAAIKGDGKGQQYNTPQKIIGVAGADIAIVGRGIIKASDPEGEAERYRSAAWKAYTERVR; via the coding sequence ATGTCGTCGCATCCGTCGCTCAAGGCGACCTTTGCCAGTCGGTCTGAGACGGCCACTCATCCTCTCAACCGACACCTCTTCAAGCTCATGGACCTCAAGGCCTCAAATCTCTGCCTCAGCGCCGATGTCGCAACCGCCCGCGAGCTCCTCTACTTTGCCGACAAGATTGGCCcctccatcgtcgtcctcaagACCCATCATGACATGGTCTCCGGCTGGGACTTTGACCCCAAGACGGGAACCGGCGCGAGGCTCGCCGCTCTAGCTCGCAAGCACGGCTTCCTTATCTTTGAGGATCGCAAGTTTGGCGACATTGGTAACACGGTCGAGCTGCAATACACCAGCGGTGCCGCGCGCATCATCGAGTGGGCGCACATCGTCAACGTCAACATGGTCCCCGGTAAGGCTTCGGTCACGTCCCTGTCCAACGCTGCCGCCAGATGGCTCGAACGATACCACTACGAGGTCAAGACGTCGATCAGCATCGGAACTCCCACGGCCAGCCAGTTGGACGAGGACAGCGAACGCTCAGATGCCGAGAACCAAAACGACCACCCGGAACCGCCTCGAGCCGACAACGGTCGTAAGGGTAGTATCGTCTCGACCACGACGGTCACGCAGCAGTACGAGTCGGCCGATTCACCACGCCTTGTCAAGACGATCCCCGAGGGCGACGAGGCAGTATTTCCCGGTATCGATGAGGCGCCGATCGAGAGGGGTCTGCTTATCCTGGCACAAATGTCCAGCCAGGGCAACTTTATGAACAAGGAGTACACGCAAGCCTGCGTCGAGGCCGCGAGGGAACACAAGAGCTTTGTCATGGGATTCGTCTCACAGGAATGTCTCAACTCACAACCCGACGATGCCTTCATTCACATGACACCTGGCTGCCAACTGCCCCCCGAGGGTGAGGACGAGAACGCTGCCATCAAGGGAGACGGCAAGGGTCAGCAGTACAACACGCCACAGAAGATCATCGGCGTTGCCGGTGCCGACATTGCCATTGTCGGTCGGGGCATTATCAAGGCCAGTGACCCCGAGGGAGAAGCTGAGCGATACCGATCGGCAGCTTGGAAGGCTTACACGGAACGAGTTCGCTGA